A genomic stretch from Candidatus Hydrogenedentota bacterium includes:
- a CDS encoding response regulator, with protein MGNDTVRILVVDDELGMREGCSKVLTAEGYSVETAPDGLAGLELFRERGNFAVALVDLKMPGMGGLELIEHLLKLDEDVAIFVITAYAAIETAVEATRRGAYGYIPKPFTPDELLLPVQSGLERRALNMETKRLRAERESRLLELARERSKSSTIISCMADGVVVVNKDRQIVLRNAAATHIIPGFEALPDSSPLEGLDCGDLQALVGDALSGPCGPVISSKEIRIGKAVYMANVSPVLEPDGQVSGAVAVLRDISELKKLETAKSMFISMVAHEVKSPLAAIEGHLTAVLAPTAKNDPEEAAGLVERALLRAKNLRAMVNDLLNLTAMETGNFVIKRLPINIEEVVNAAVEANLDKAEGLDITLECQRTEKPGEGRVMADRDSIYLILMNLIDNALKYTPPKGHVLVSMVENPNDVRVSVRDDGIGMTDGQMENIFDEFYRVKNAHTVHIPGTGLGLTLAKRLTELHQGSIKVQSEPEKGSIFTLTLPKTA; from the coding sequence ATGGGCAATGACACCGTCCGAATTCTGGTTGTTGATGATGAACTCGGCATGCGGGAGGGCTGTTCCAAGGTGCTCACCGCCGAGGGTTACTCGGTCGAGACCGCCCCGGACGGTCTTGCGGGCCTGGAGCTTTTCCGCGAACGGGGCAATTTTGCCGTCGCCCTGGTGGACCTCAAGATGCCCGGCATGGGCGGCCTGGAACTCATCGAGCACCTGTTGAAGCTCGATGAGGATGTGGCCATTTTTGTCATCACCGCCTATGCGGCCATCGAAACCGCCGTGGAGGCCACGCGGCGCGGCGCCTACGGGTACATTCCCAAGCCGTTCACGCCGGATGAGCTGCTTCTGCCGGTTCAGAGCGGCCTCGAACGGCGCGCCTTAAACATGGAAACGAAGCGGCTGCGGGCGGAACGGGAAAGCCGCCTGCTTGAACTTGCACGGGAGCGCTCAAAGTCAAGCACCATCATCAGTTGTATGGCTGACGGGGTTGTCGTGGTGAACAAAGACCGGCAGATCGTGCTGAGGAACGCGGCGGCCACGCACATCATCCCCGGTTTTGAGGCCCTCCCGGACTCCTCGCCTTTGGAGGGGCTGGACTGCGGGGACCTTCAGGCACTTGTCGGTGATGCCTTGAGCGGCCCCTGCGGCCCCGTTATTTCGTCCAAGGAAATTCGCATTGGAAAGGCTGTTTACATGGCCAATGTGAGTCCGGTGCTGGAACCGGACGGGCAGGTGTCCGGGGCAGTGGCCGTGTTGCGCGACATAAGCGAGCTAAAAAAGCTGGAAACCGCCAAATCCATGTTTATTTCGATGGTTGCCCACGAGGTGAAAAGCCCGCTGGCGGCAATCGAGGGGCACTTGACGGCGGTTTTGGCCCCAACGGCAAAGAATGACCCGGAAGAGGCGGCGGGGCTTGTCGAGCGCGCCCTCCTTCGCGCCAAAAACCTCCGCGCCATGGTGAATGACCTGCTTAATCTCACGGCGATGGAGACGGGCAATTTTGTCATCAAGCGCCTCCCCATCAATATAGAAGAGGTTGTCAACGCGGCGGTGGAGGCCAATTTGGACAAAGCCGAAGGCCTTGACATCACCCTTGAATGCCAGCGGACGGAGAAGCCTGGAGAGGGCCGGGTTATGGCCGACCGCGACTCCATCTATCTCATTTTGATGAACCTCATAGACAATGCCCTCAAATACACCCCGCCCAAGGGGCATGTGCTGGTGTCCATGGTGGAGAATCCGAACGATGTGCGGGTGTCCGTCCGCGATGACGGCATCGGGATGACCGACGGGCAGATGGAAAACATCTTTGACGAGTTTTACCGTGTGAAAAACGCGCACACCGTCCACATCCCCGGCACGGGGCTTGGATTGACCCTGGCCAAGCGGCTGACCGAGCTTCATCAGGGCTCAATCAAGGTCCAGAGCGAGCCGGAAAAGGGCTCGATTTTTACGCTCACCCTTCCGAAAACCGCCTGA
- a CDS encoding PASTA domain-containing protein, producing the protein MKHVFVMAGLLAVCAMLGGCDLGRPAPDFVFAPSEGTAPLEVTFTNQSSGGGPFARTWSWDFGDGTPDASDANPVHTYTEPGEYTVALTMFSWLGTGIAEKGTIVVRAAEQPDPVVDFTAEPRAGEAPLSVQFTNTSEGNGAGFVTWFWEFGDGKATSTEASPLHVYTAPGVYTVRLTGWTGTQTYTEQKTDYITVTGETPVEPPVLLRSFSPARYLPGTVQEVTLRVDYAGEVEITELQVDESPPEGWVFTGVVPGEVNVTGEFNPDTGRIKFTFDGMPSFPVEFAYLCGVPAGADGEQSFSGQVLFRTGGPLLESGETVTAISPEPTVEGEGEGEGEGEGEGEGEGEGEPDEVAVPNLAGLTLAEAQTALVAAGLVSGQTVDEYHPTAPLGKVVRQSPLSGVMVSPGAAVNMALSLGAEPAAGEDLGGGARRFNFVFSRGPQGWEAGFADLPVEATAEFYELDSGHRPLPESLGWGNAWFISGNNHSDDLFMYFKRHVSGLQPNTRYSVSFLTGFASPYMVGSIGVGGSPADSVYMKAGAAPFEPDRVVDGENWYRMNLDKGNQATGGEDAAVLGTIGKPDDGTNEPVLLSLEKGNAVTVTSDGSGDIWLLFGTDSGFEGTTSLHYTRFQAVFVPLGDEGEGEGEPGLAKVPNLVGLEHLHSVPALLGLTGLTLGGTTFENSNDIPAGRVIRQSPTADTEVPLGTAVDIVVSLGPADVAVPDLSGLSLAAVELLLNGLGLSVGDVTTEHSDTVPAGRVIRQMPAPGVLVPPPTGVDLVLSDGPAPVQVPNVTGLEYAAALDALVGAGLNGGTVSEEYSDSVPEGVVISQNPVAGTLLPPGDAVNLTVSLGPPPPPEYAERTLLTLARNAGTEGVYTPGTLLEVTLTVARVGLKPVSQLRVTEQFPAGWSYDGWVGGDTPTMQPENGAQGQMVFSWSTPPVFPAILRYRVRAPESAAGPQLIYGSALFEAGAGLAYSNEEETLLRAAGSGDMVLKLDRAAAAPGVYLPGQPLEITLLVEQQGTGVVTAFGLVEELPPGWVYNGIVQASTAPDVAGIPLGGGGLEMAWVTVPAFPLEVAYSVTPPLIATGSARLFGRGLYRQSAQERQTNAEETFLPKGVQ; encoded by the coding sequence ATGAAGCATGTGTTTGTGATGGCCGGATTGCTGGCGGTGTGTGCCATGCTGGGCGGATGTGATCTGGGGCGGCCCGCCCCGGACTTTGTCTTTGCCCCTTCTGAGGGAACCGCGCCGCTTGAGGTGACCTTCACCAACCAGTCCTCCGGGGGCGGACCTTTTGCCAGGACATGGTCCTGGGATTTCGGCGACGGCACTCCTGATGCCTCCGACGCCAATCCCGTTCACACGTACACTGAACCGGGCGAGTACACCGTGGCCCTGACCATGTTTTCCTGGCTGGGTACGGGGATTGCGGAAAAGGGCACGATAGTGGTGCGCGCGGCGGAGCAGCCCGATCCGGTGGTGGATTTTACCGCAGAGCCGCGCGCGGGCGAGGCCCCCCTTTCGGTGCAGTTCACCAACACAAGCGAGGGTAACGGCGCCGGGTTTGTGACATGGTTCTGGGAGTTTGGCGACGGGAAAGCGACTTCAACCGAGGCAAGCCCGCTCCATGTCTACACCGCGCCGGGGGTCTACACCGTGCGGCTGACCGGCTGGACGGGAACCCAAACATACACAGAGCAGAAGACCGATTATATTACCGTCACGGGGGAGACCCCTGTCGAACCGCCTGTGTTGCTGCGGAGTTTCTCTCCGGCCCGGTATCTTCCCGGCACGGTTCAGGAAGTGACCCTCAGGGTGGACTATGCGGGGGAGGTGGAAATCACCGAGTTGCAGGTGGACGAGTCCCCCCCCGAAGGGTGGGTTTTCACGGGGGTGGTGCCGGGAGAGGTGAATGTGACCGGTGAATTCAATCCGGACACCGGACGGATTAAATTTACTTTTGACGGAATGCCGTCTTTTCCTGTGGAGTTCGCCTATCTTTGCGGCGTGCCTGCGGGGGCGGACGGGGAACAGTCATTTTCCGGACAGGTTCTTTTCCGGACCGGCGGCCCACTGCTTGAATCCGGTGAGACCGTGACCGCCATTTCACCGGAACCCACGGTCGAGGGTGAGGGAGAGGGCGAGGGGGAAGGCGAAGGTGAGGGAGAGGGCGAAGGCGAGGGGGAACCGGACGAGGTCGCGGTTCCCAATTTGGCGGGGTTGACTTTGGCCGAGGCGCAGACCGCGCTGGTTGCGGCGGGTTTGGTATCCGGCCAGACGGTGGACGAGTATCATCCAACGGCGCCATTGGGAAAGGTTGTCCGGCAGTCGCCTCTTTCCGGTGTCATGGTTTCTCCGGGAGCAGCAGTGAACATGGCGCTTTCACTGGGCGCGGAACCCGCCGCGGGTGAGGACTTGGGCGGCGGGGCGCGGCGGTTCAATTTTGTCTTTTCCCGGGGGCCCCAGGGCTGGGAGGCGGGTTTTGCCGACCTGCCGGTGGAGGCCACGGCGGAGTTCTATGAACTGGATTCGGGCCACCGCCCCCTGCCCGAGTCTTTGGGCTGGGGCAACGCATGGTTCATCAGCGGAAACAATCACAGCGACGACCTTTTCATGTACTTTAAGCGGCACGTGTCCGGACTACAGCCGAACACCCGGTATTCCGTGTCATTTTTAACCGGATTTGCCAGCCCGTACATGGTGGGAAGCATCGGCGTGGGGGGGAGTCCGGCGGATTCTGTGTACATGAAGGCGGGCGCGGCGCCGTTCGAGCCGGACCGGGTGGTGGACGGGGAAAACTGGTACCGCATGAATCTGGACAAGGGCAACCAAGCCACCGGCGGCGAGGACGCCGCAGTGCTGGGTACCATCGGAAAGCCCGATGACGGAACCAATGAACCGGTGCTCCTGTCCCTGGAAAAGGGAAATGCCGTCACAGTGACCAGTGACGGCTCCGGTGACATTTGGCTGCTTTTTGGCACGGACTCCGGGTTTGAAGGGACCACCAGCCTGCATTACACCCGGTTTCAGGCGGTCTTTGTGCCTCTGGGTGACGAGGGGGAGGGTGAGGGCGAGCCGGGGCTTGCCAAAGTGCCCAATCTGGTGGGTCTGGAGCATTTGCACTCCGTGCCCGCCCTGCTGGGACTGACCGGACTGACACTGGGCGGCACAACCTTTGAAAACAGCAATGACATTCCCGCCGGACGTGTCATCCGTCAAAGTCCCACGGCGGACACCGAGGTGCCCCTGGGCACGGCGGTGGACATTGTCGTGTCCCTTGGACCGGCGGACGTTGCGGTTCCCGATTTGTCCGGGCTGAGCTTGGCCGCCGTGGAACTTCTCTTGAACGGGTTGGGCTTGTCAGTCGGAGATGTGACCACGGAACACAGCGACACTGTGCCGGCTGGCCGGGTCATCCGCCAAATGCCCGCGCCGGGCGTCTTGGTGCCGCCCCCAACGGGGGTGGACTTGGTGCTTTCGGACGGTCCCGCCCCCGTGCAGGTTCCCAATGTGACTGGATTGGAATATGCCGCGGCCCTGGATGCGCTTGTCGGCGCGGGTTTGAACGGGGGAACCGTCTCGGAGGAATATTCCGACAGCGTTCCAGAAGGCGTGGTCATCAGCCAGAACCCCGTGGCGGGAACTTTGCTGCCCCCGGGTGACGCGGTAAATCTGACAGTTTCGCTGGGTCCGCCACCGCCTCCCGAGTATGCCGAGCGGACCCTGCTGACACTGGCCCGGAATGCGGGCACGGAGGGTGTGTACACGCCGGGCACCCTGCTGGAGGTTACCCTGACGGTTGCGCGCGTTGGCTTGAAGCCTGTGAGCCAGCTCAGAGTCACCGAGCAGTTTCCCGCAGGTTGGTCCTATGACGGATGGGTGGGCGGTGACACGCCCACCATGCAGCCGGAAAACGGCGCCCAGGGGCAGATGGTCTTTTCCTGGAGCACACCGCCCGTGTTCCCCGCCATCCTGCGTTACCGCGTGCGGGCTCCGGAGTCTGCGGCGGGGCCGCAGCTCATCTACGGCTCGGCGCTTTTCGAGGCGGGCGCGGGACTGGCCTACTCGAACGAGGAGGAGACCCTGCTGCGCGCAGCCGGTTCCGGGGACATGGTGCTCAAACTTGACCGTGCTGCGGCGGCTCCGGGGGTTTATCTGCCGGGCCAGCCGCTTGAAATCACCCTGTTGGTGGAGCAACAGGGAACAGGCGTTGTCACAGCGTTTGGCCTGGTGGAGGAACTCCCCCCCGGATGGGTGTACAACGGCATTGTCCAGGCCAGCACCGCGCCGGATGTGGCGGGGATTCCCCTCGGCGGCGGCGGCTTGGAGATGGCCTGGGTTACGGTTCCAGCGTTTCCATTGGAAGTGGCCTATTCCGTCACCCCGCCCCTGATCGCCACCGGTTCGGCGCGCCTCTTTGGCAGGGGACTGTACCGGCAGAGCGCGCAGGAGCGGCAAACCAACGCCGAGGAGACTTTTCTTCCAAAGGGTGTCCAGTAG